Proteins from a single region of Scatophagus argus isolate fScaArg1 chromosome 23, fScaArg1.pri, whole genome shotgun sequence:
- the LOC124054873 gene encoding uncharacterized protein LOC124054873 isoform X2, which yields MTLTMKLFVFLAYTAMIMVLQCKADQLPAPTGLSYKWLDAFTVNVSWEKPSVQLEDSKIQFMVKDAKNKTTCSIWRNITLRFLTEEIHSDNWTVSVWTVSQCNSSDGRQSATLAIPTQKPRGELVKDFKCAFPSTGRNCSWIPAHQSQKMMLSYRVCGQQDETIKSLNTCDEFHSSGERNYCNLNLQPDEDICILLQTEDEMITFNPKFVAPPLKLDVTEEKGVLKLKWTPPSNETKNCWTYEICYKQCNENVCQNIINGETETKVNYNKRCRYEFQSKMYGVDRCFGSRIESDYVDTISYGTDEPDDWTLTLVAVVIPIILSICVILSCYCFRRHSAIFCPIIPDPSAIFKDIMMNGNKELKITTGNLYTPVPEPIEPCKITLVTEKSALQQHS from the exons ATGACTTTAACTATGAAATTGTTCGTCTTCTTGGCGTACACCGCCATGATAATGGTACTTCAATGTAAAGCAG ATCAGCTTCCCGCACCAACAGGGCTGTCGTACAAGTGGCTCGATGCATTCACTGTGAATGTGTCCTGGGAGAAACCCAGTGTTCAGCTTGAAGACAGCAAGATCCAGTTCATGGTGAAGGATGCAAAAAAT AAAACGACATGTTCAATCTGGAGAAATATTACACTACGTTTTCTCACTGAAGAGATCCATTCTGATAATTGGACGGTCAGCGTTTGGACTGTCAGTCAGTGCAACAGTTCAGATGGGAGACAATCTGCGACCTTGGCCATTCCAACTCAAAAACCCAGAG GTGAACTGGTGAAGGACTTCAAATGCGCCTTCCCCAGCACTGGAAGGAACTGTTCCTGGATCCCAGCACATCAGTCTCAGAAAATGATGCTCTCCTACAG GGTTTGTGGACAGCAGGATGAAACTATAAAAAGTTTAAATACGTGTGATGAGTTTCACAGCAGTGGAGAGAGGAATTATTGCAACCTGAACCTGCAACCTGACGAAGACATCTGCATCCTTTTGCAGACTGAAGATGAAATGATCACCTTTAATCCTAAATTTG TGGCACCACCACTAAAACTGGATGTAACTGAAGaaaaaggtgtcctcaaactGAAATGGACACCTCCATCGAACGAAACAAAGAACTGCTGGACATACGAGATCTGCTACAAACAGTGCAATGAGAAT GTATGCCAGAACATAATCAATGGAGAAACTGAGACGAAGGTTAACTACAATAAGAGGTGCCGTTACGAGTTCCAATCCAAAATGTATGGTGTTGATAGGTGCTTCGGGTCAAGAATAGAGAGTGACTACGTTGACACCATAAGTTACG GTACGGATGAGCCTGATGACTGGACACTGACATTGGTCGCCGTTGTCATCCCCATCATTCTGTCCATCTGCGTCATTCTGTCCTGCTACTGCTTCAGGAG GCACAGCGCTATATTTTGCCCCATCATACCAGATCCTTCAGCCATATTCAAGGACATTATGATGAATGGAAACAAAGAACTTAAg ATCACAACAGGGAATCTGTATACGCCAGTGCCAGAACCCATTGAACCCTGCAAAATTACCCTTGTAACCGAAAAGAGTGCCCTGCAGCAACACTCCtga
- the il13ra1 gene encoding interleukin-13 receptor subunit alpha-1 isoform X3, with product MENCTYEVKRDDETDSVLPPWRPYVVMDGRFLSFSITTVCGDTRSQPAAFTFNYTELVRDLQCHIYSSKKTYCSWTLARPIEDLGFFYELVNEDGSTDIDDDSSSLLQACPSYTYTNGARTGCALQAKMTQDIHISFNGTWANQTVRNTFKIALKTNVRLPPLNWTVTKNRDKFLIRWDPPDIVDLSLWKFRINYTECNDMKFKDIYEQTSTDLPVVPHCPYRIAIKAQTRKLETPWSEKYFDAEPNDYYYLMVAIAVPLMFAVLTTMMFILWRRNQDYIFPKIPEPRNFLIDIPDNNNKSTVGKLYVPAEEEDNCKITLVKDPTNNNLYP from the exons ATGGAAAACTGCACATATGAAGTCAAGAGAGACGACGAGACTGAC TCAGTGCTTCCTCCTTGGAGGCCGTATGTGGTAATGGATGGACGATTTCTGAGCTTTTCTATTACAACTGTGTGTGGTGACACACGGAGCCAGCCGGCTGCCTTCACATTCAATTACACAG AGCTGGTGAGGGATTTGCAGTGTCACATCTATTCCTCCAAGAAAACTTACTGCTCCTGGACCTTGGCCAGACCCATTGAAGATCTTGGTTTTTTCTACGA GTTAGTGAACGAGGATGGGAGCACAGATATTGATGACGATTCCTCTTCACTCTTGCAAGCGTGCCCGTCATACACGTACACCAATGGTGCCAGGACAGGTTGTGCTCTACAGGCGAAGATGACCCAGGATATTCACATCTCGTTCAACGGAACATGGGCCAACCAAACTGTCAGGAACACCTTCAAGATAGCGCTTAAAACCAATG TGAGACTTCCTCCCCTGAACTGGACAGTCACGAAAAATAGGGATAAGTTCCTTATTAGGTGGGATCCTCCTGACATTGTGGACCTGTCTCTTTGGAAGTTTAGAATTAATTACACTGAGTGTAATGATATGAAG tttAAAGACATATACGAACAAACAAGCACTGATCTGCCCGTGGTCCCTCACTGTCCGTATCGCATAGCTATTAAAGCACAGACACGGAAACTAGAGACACCGTGGAGTGAGAAGTATTTTG ATGCAGAGcctaatgattattattatctcaTGGTTGCCATTGCCGTCCCATTGATGTTTGCGGTCCTGACAACAATGATGTTCATATTATGGAGGAG GAATCAGGACTATATTTTTCCCAAAATACCAGAACCTCGGAACTTCCTAATCGATATTCCTGACAACAACAATAAG AGCACTGTTGGCAAACTTTATGttcctgcagaggaagaagacaacTGCAAAATCACTTTAGTGAAAGATCCCACAAACAACAACCTTTACCCTTGA
- the il13ra1 gene encoding interleukin-13 receptor subunit alpha-1 isoform X2, producing the protein MFGSLDLFAVSCFFVTTESLLGQILPPQNVSLLWYSDFKPVVDWSTYSMENCTYEVKRDDETDSVLPPWRPYVVMDGRFLSFSITTVCGDTRSQPAAFTFNYTELVRDLQCHIYSSKKTYCSWTLARPIEDLGFFYELVNEDGSTDIDDDSSSLLQACPSYTYTNGARTGCALQAKMTQDIHISFNGTWANQTVRNTFKIALKTNVRLPPLNWTVTKNRDKFLIRWDPPDIVDLSLWKFRINYTECNDMKFKDIYEQTSTDLPVVPHCPYRIAIKAQTRKLETPWSEKYFDAEPNDYYYLMVAIAVPLMFAVLTTMMFILWRRNQDYIFPKIPEPRNFLIDIPDNNNKSTVGKLYVPAEEEDNCKITLVKDPTNNNLYP; encoded by the exons ATGTTTGGAAGTTTGGACTTGTTCGCAGTAAGCTGCTTCTTCGTTACGACTGAATCCTTACTAG GTCAAATCTTACCCCCACAAAATGTGTCCCTGCTGTGGTATAGTGATTTTAAACCAGTGGTGGACTGGTCCACATATTCCATGGAAAACTGCACATATGAAGTCAAGAGAGACGACGAGACTGAC TCAGTGCTTCCTCCTTGGAGGCCGTATGTGGTAATGGATGGACGATTTCTGAGCTTTTCTATTACAACTGTGTGTGGTGACACACGGAGCCAGCCGGCTGCCTTCACATTCAATTACACAG AGCTGGTGAGGGATTTGCAGTGTCACATCTATTCCTCCAAGAAAACTTACTGCTCCTGGACCTTGGCCAGACCCATTGAAGATCTTGGTTTTTTCTACGA GTTAGTGAACGAGGATGGGAGCACAGATATTGATGACGATTCCTCTTCACTCTTGCAAGCGTGCCCGTCATACACGTACACCAATGGTGCCAGGACAGGTTGTGCTCTACAGGCGAAGATGACCCAGGATATTCACATCTCGTTCAACGGAACATGGGCCAACCAAACTGTCAGGAACACCTTCAAGATAGCGCTTAAAACCAATG TGAGACTTCCTCCCCTGAACTGGACAGTCACGAAAAATAGGGATAAGTTCCTTATTAGGTGGGATCCTCCTGACATTGTGGACCTGTCTCTTTGGAAGTTTAGAATTAATTACACTGAGTGTAATGATATGAAG tttAAAGACATATACGAACAAACAAGCACTGATCTGCCCGTGGTCCCTCACTGTCCGTATCGCATAGCTATTAAAGCACAGACACGGAAACTAGAGACACCGTGGAGTGAGAAGTATTTTG ATGCAGAGcctaatgattattattatctcaTGGTTGCCATTGCCGTCCCATTGATGTTTGCGGTCCTGACAACAATGATGTTCATATTATGGAGGAG GAATCAGGACTATATTTTTCCCAAAATACCAGAACCTCGGAACTTCCTAATCGATATTCCTGACAACAACAATAAG AGCACTGTTGGCAAACTTTATGttcctgcagaggaagaagacaacTGCAAAATCACTTTAGTGAAAGATCCCACAAACAACAACCTTTACCCTTGA
- the LOC124054873 gene encoding interleukin-13 receptor subunit alpha-1-like isoform X1 gives MTLTMKLFVFLAYTAMIMVLQCKADQLPAPTGLSYKWLDAFTVNVSWEKPSVQLEDSKIQFMVKDAKNKTTCSIWRNITLRFLTEEIHSDNWTVSVWTVSQCNSSDGRQSATLAIPTQKPRGELVKDFKCAFPSTGRNCSWIPAHQSQKMMLSYRVCGQQDETIKSLNTCDEFHSSGERNYCNLNLQPDEDICILLQTEDEMITFNPKFVAPPLKLDVTEEKGVLKLKWTPPSNETKNCWTYEICYKQCNENVSVCQNIINGETETKVNYNKRCRYEFQSKMYGVDRCFGSRIESDYVDTISYGTDEPDDWTLTLVAVVIPIILSICVILSCYCFRRHSAIFCPIIPDPSAIFKDIMMNGNKELKITTGNLYTPVPEPIEPCKITLVTEKSALQQHS, from the exons ATGACTTTAACTATGAAATTGTTCGTCTTCTTGGCGTACACCGCCATGATAATGGTACTTCAATGTAAAGCAG ATCAGCTTCCCGCACCAACAGGGCTGTCGTACAAGTGGCTCGATGCATTCACTGTGAATGTGTCCTGGGAGAAACCCAGTGTTCAGCTTGAAGACAGCAAGATCCAGTTCATGGTGAAGGATGCAAAAAAT AAAACGACATGTTCAATCTGGAGAAATATTACACTACGTTTTCTCACTGAAGAGATCCATTCTGATAATTGGACGGTCAGCGTTTGGACTGTCAGTCAGTGCAACAGTTCAGATGGGAGACAATCTGCGACCTTGGCCATTCCAACTCAAAAACCCAGAG GTGAACTGGTGAAGGACTTCAAATGCGCCTTCCCCAGCACTGGAAGGAACTGTTCCTGGATCCCAGCACATCAGTCTCAGAAAATGATGCTCTCCTACAG GGTTTGTGGACAGCAGGATGAAACTATAAAAAGTTTAAATACGTGTGATGAGTTTCACAGCAGTGGAGAGAGGAATTATTGCAACCTGAACCTGCAACCTGACGAAGACATCTGCATCCTTTTGCAGACTGAAGATGAAATGATCACCTTTAATCCTAAATTTG TGGCACCACCACTAAAACTGGATGTAACTGAAGaaaaaggtgtcctcaaactGAAATGGACACCTCCATCGAACGAAACAAAGAACTGCTGGACATACGAGATCTGCTACAAACAGTGCAATGAGAATGTAAGT GTATGCCAGAACATAATCAATGGAGAAACTGAGACGAAGGTTAACTACAATAAGAGGTGCCGTTACGAGTTCCAATCCAAAATGTATGGTGTTGATAGGTGCTTCGGGTCAAGAATAGAGAGTGACTACGTTGACACCATAAGTTACG GTACGGATGAGCCTGATGACTGGACACTGACATTGGTCGCCGTTGTCATCCCCATCATTCTGTCCATCTGCGTCATTCTGTCCTGCTACTGCTTCAGGAG GCACAGCGCTATATTTTGCCCCATCATACCAGATCCTTCAGCCATATTCAAGGACATTATGATGAATGGAAACAAAGAACTTAAg ATCACAACAGGGAATCTGTATACGCCAGTGCCAGAACCCATTGAACCCTGCAAAATTACCCTTGTAACCGAAAAGAGTGCCCTGCAGCAACACTCCtga
- the il13ra1 gene encoding interleukin-13 receptor subunit alpha-1 isoform X1, with protein MIYQLSNPVELDYVFPDLFVINFFIDEFSCFVKVYIHPVYSFPVLTSRLAFIDFKPVVDWSTYSMENCTYEVKRDDETDSVLPPWRPYVVMDGRFLSFSITTVCGDTRSQPAAFTFNYTELVRDLQCHIYSSKKTYCSWTLARPIEDLGFFYELVNEDGSTDIDDDSSSLLQACPSYTYTNGARTGCALQAKMTQDIHISFNGTWANQTVRNTFKIALKTNVRLPPLNWTVTKNRDKFLIRWDPPDIVDLSLWKFRINYTECNDMKFKDIYEQTSTDLPVVPHCPYRIAIKAQTRKLETPWSEKYFDAEPNDYYYLMVAIAVPLMFAVLTTMMFILWRRNQDYIFPKIPEPRNFLIDIPDNNNKSTVGKLYVPAEEEDNCKITLVKDPTNNNLYP; from the exons ATGATCTACCAATTGTCTAACCCAGTAGAGTTAGACTACGTTTTTCCAGACCTTTTCGTTATTAACTTCTTCATCGAcgagttttcctgttttgtcaaAGTTTATATTCATCCTGTGTACAGTTTCCCAGTATTGACGTCACGCCTGGCATTCAT TGATTTTAAACCAGTGGTGGACTGGTCCACATATTCCATGGAAAACTGCACATATGAAGTCAAGAGAGACGACGAGACTGAC TCAGTGCTTCCTCCTTGGAGGCCGTATGTGGTAATGGATGGACGATTTCTGAGCTTTTCTATTACAACTGTGTGTGGTGACACACGGAGCCAGCCGGCTGCCTTCACATTCAATTACACAG AGCTGGTGAGGGATTTGCAGTGTCACATCTATTCCTCCAAGAAAACTTACTGCTCCTGGACCTTGGCCAGACCCATTGAAGATCTTGGTTTTTTCTACGA GTTAGTGAACGAGGATGGGAGCACAGATATTGATGACGATTCCTCTTCACTCTTGCAAGCGTGCCCGTCATACACGTACACCAATGGTGCCAGGACAGGTTGTGCTCTACAGGCGAAGATGACCCAGGATATTCACATCTCGTTCAACGGAACATGGGCCAACCAAACTGTCAGGAACACCTTCAAGATAGCGCTTAAAACCAATG TGAGACTTCCTCCCCTGAACTGGACAGTCACGAAAAATAGGGATAAGTTCCTTATTAGGTGGGATCCTCCTGACATTGTGGACCTGTCTCTTTGGAAGTTTAGAATTAATTACACTGAGTGTAATGATATGAAG tttAAAGACATATACGAACAAACAAGCACTGATCTGCCCGTGGTCCCTCACTGTCCGTATCGCATAGCTATTAAAGCACAGACACGGAAACTAGAGACACCGTGGAGTGAGAAGTATTTTG ATGCAGAGcctaatgattattattatctcaTGGTTGCCATTGCCGTCCCATTGATGTTTGCGGTCCTGACAACAATGATGTTCATATTATGGAGGAG GAATCAGGACTATATTTTTCCCAAAATACCAGAACCTCGGAACTTCCTAATCGATATTCCTGACAACAACAATAAG AGCACTGTTGGCAAACTTTATGttcctgcagaggaagaagacaacTGCAAAATCACTTTAGTGAAAGATCCCACAAACAACAACCTTTACCCTTGA